The DNA sequence TCCGAAAGCGGTGGAAGCGTTCCACGAAATTGCTAATTCGTTGCACTTGTACCCGCGCGGTGATGCTCCGAAGCTCATTGATGCCATTGCAAAGATGTATGGCGTTTCTACCAACCAGATCGTGATTGGTAACGGTTCCGATGAAATCATCGACATGGTGGGCAAGGCTTTTATCCGCCAGGGCGACAACTGCGTGGGCATTACGCCGACGTTCTCCGTGTACAAGTTTACGACGCTTTCGAACGGTGCCGATTTTATTGGCGTTGGCGAAGGTGACGAAAAGGCAACGCTTGATAAGCTCGCCGCAGCCGTTAACGAAAAGACTCGCGTGGCTTTCATTTGCAACCCGAACAACCCGACCGGCCACTATTACACCGAAGCGGAAATTCGCAGCTTCCTTGCGAAAGTGCCGTCGAACGTTCTCGTGTTCTTGGACGAAGCTTACGCTGAATTTGCAACGGCTGCGGATTATCCGAAGATGGCTCCGCTGCTTTCGGAATACCCGAACTTGTTCCTCAACCGCACATTCAGCAAGATTTACGGTTTGGCCGGGCTCCGTGTGGGTTATGCGATGGCTAGTGTTGAAGTCGTCCGTGCCATGTGGAAAATCAAGCCGCCGTTTGACGTGAACCAGGCTGCTCAGGTGGCTGCCGTGGCAGCGCTTGCCGATACCGCTCACGTCGAAGCGACCCGCAAGAATAACGCTGTTGGCTTTGAGTATTTGAACCGCGAACTTAGTGCGCTCGGTTTCAAGGTGCTCCCGACGCAGGCAAACTTTATTTGCGTGCACATCGGTGAACGTGCTAAGGAACTCGTTTCGTTCTTGGAACAGAACGGTATGATCGTTCGTGGCCTTACGAGCTTTGGCATGCCGGAACACATCCGCATCACGGTCGGCAAGCCCGAAGAAAACGAACTCCTCGTTTCCCTTGTCAAGAAGTGGGTCGGCTAGGAGCTTGCTATGGAAAATCGTGAAATTGCAAAGGCCGGTGTCTCTCCCGAGAATTTGGAACTCTTGAAGATTGCACTCAAGACGGCAGAACTTGCCGAAGAGAACATCCTCAAGTTTTACCAGAACGATGTTGGTGTCGAATGGAAGGCGGACAAGACTCCCGTGACGATTGCTGACAAGGGAACGGAAGAACTCGCCCGCAAATTCTGGGCAAAGGAAACTCCCGGCTTTGGCGTCATTGGCGAAGAATTCGGCATTGAAAGCCCGGATGCGGAATACCAGTGGGTGATTGACCCGATTGACGGAACAAAATCGTTTATTCACGGAGTGCCTTTGTTCGGAACGCTGATTGCGCTTTATCGCAAAAACGTTCCGATTGCAAGCGTAATCCGATTGCCGGCAATGAAGAGCGCTGTGTGGGCGGTGAATGGCGGCGGCGCTTTCTTGGACGGTCGCGAAGTTCGCGCTTCGAAGGTGTCGCAGTTGAGCGATGCGCTTGTGCTTTCGGGAACGGTCAATACGATGGAAGACAAGGGCTTTGGCGAAGGCTTTACGAAGCTGCGCCGCAGCGCTCGTTTGCACCGAGGCTGGGGCGATTGCTACGGCTATTACCTCGTGGCTGCTGGCCGTGCCGAAATCATGGTGGATCCGGTTGTTTCGCTGTGGGACATTGCTCCGTTCCCGCTTTTGATGAAGGAAGCGGGCGGTAAGTTCAGTACCATTGACGGTAAGACGGAACTCTTTGACGCAAACGGCAAGCCGACGGCTCCGATTTACGAAGGCTTCACGAGCATCGCGACGAACGGCCTGTTGCACGATACTGCACTGGATTTCCTTACACGTCGTTCTGAAGGCTGAAAGCCTGAAGAATCCAGTTAAGTTAAGTAATTACAAGATTTGACTGGATGGGGCAAGCCCCAACTCTTTGGCTCGGTTATGCCCATGTAAGCATGGTCGCAACACTCGCCTTTTAAGTAGTCTTCCACCTTCGGTGTCAGGATGACAATGTGTGTGACTTTACTGGATCCCTCACGAGAGGGTGGTGCCCGCTCGGTGGCGGGCATGACAAGCTGTTTACCACATTGTTGTATAGCTTACTGAATCAGGGACGAACGTGAACGTTATCGTCCCTTTTTTTGCGGTGTTGATGTAGGGGATGTGGAGCGAATCGAGGCGGTCGGTCACTTGCTTGTGCGGGTGTCGGAACTTGTTCTTGCGACCGCTTGGGATGATGGCGTACATGGGGGAGACGGCTGTCACGAACGGCACGCTGCTGGATGTTTTGGAGCCGTGATGCCCAAGCTTTAGCACGTCGCTTTTCAGATAAGCGTCTGTTTTCATGATTTCTTTTTCGCCTTTGACGGTGAGGTCACCGGTGAGGACGGCGGAATGCCCGAACCCTTTGAGCCGAAGCGTGATGCTCCCTTCGTTCGCTTCAACGCAGACATCGTTTCGCGGGTGGATCGTCCGCATTTCAAAGTATTTCTCTTTCCACAGGATGCCGCGATGGATGTTGCGGATGGGGATGTTTCTTTTGCGGGCTTCGCTGAGGACTTGTTGCCAGTCGGGTTTGCTTTCTTTCATAGAACAATCGCTTGCCCAGAGTTCCTTGATGGGAAACATTTTCAAGAGCGAAAGCGCTCCGCCGAAATGGTCCTTGTCGGGATGCGTGATGATGAGTGCGTCGAGCTTGCTTACGCCAATGTGGTGTAAAAATGGTACGATGATGTCTTTGCCGGAATCTTGACGACTGTTGTCGCCTGCGTCCACGAGAAAATACCTGCCGGATGGCGCCTTGATGAGATGGCTGTCGCCTTGTCCGACGTCAATAGTCGTGAGCGTCCAAGACGGATGCCGTATTTCTTGGTAAGCTTCAAATGCGAACGAGGCTGAGGCGGCTAAAATGCATAAAAACATGTACTTGCGGGCGATGTAATTCTTGTAGCAAACCGGCAAAAGTAAAATCAGGATTCCGAGCGCAAGCAGAACCGCAGGTGGGAACGGCCCGACTGTCATCGATGCGGCTGCGCAGTCCGAGAGGATGCGCGTCAATAGCGATGCCAACCGCAAAAAGAATCTCGCGGCGGCGCAGAATGTTCCGCAGATAAAGTCTACGGGCGAAAGCTGTGCAAAAAGCCCCGCCTGCATGCCAAGCGAAATCGCAGGCACGATGATTAGATTCCCGAACCATGCGAACGGCGAAAGCGTCTTGAAATGGTGGATGAGGAATGGCGCTGTGGCGAGTGTTGCGCAGAGCGTGACGTAAGTCGGGTCAATTGCGAATGATTGAATCTTTTGCCAAAGTTTATTTTGCTTGAAACTGTCGGGCAAAAGCTTTGTCGGGTTGTGCGGTGTGCCGATGATTATCCCTGCGGTGGCGGCAAAAGAAAGCTGGAATCCCGGATTCCATATGACGCTTGGCTCTGGCAAAATGATCAGCAATAGTGCAACGCCCAGACTGTTGAGCGTATTTGCGGGTTTCCCGAATAAAGTGCCGATTTGCGGGATGACAAACATCATGACGGCGCGGCGCACGGCTGGCGAGCCTCCCGTAACGGGAACGTAAATGGTGAGAAGAATTGAAGCAATGATAGTTACGATTTTATGTGGAATCCCGGTCGCTTTCAGGAAAATCATGAGCATTCCCGCAAGCAAGACGACGTGAAAACCGCTAATCGCAAGTACATGCACAAGTCCCGACCGCTGAAAATCGCTCCGCAGCACTTCTGGAATCCCCGAGCGGTCGCCCGCCAATAGCCCCATCAAGAGTCCCGTTTCGGCTGGATCGAGGAACTTTGCGAATCTCGCCTGCATAAATTGCCGAAACTTAAAAAAGCTCCGTTCGAAAGTCCAATCACCGGGGTACGCTTCCCAATGCTTAAATTTGCCATAAGCGGCCAAATTTTGCGATTTTAGCCAGTTTTGCGTGTCAAATGCGCCGGGTACGCTCGGCGGCGTCACGGGGTACCATGACGCTTCAAAACAGATGGAATCTCCAGGCAGGGGGAGGTCCGGGAGGTTTCTTTTTTCTGTCAGGCGTACTTTATACTCCCCGCGCGCATTCTTGCGAACCGTTTCCTCGGCATTTGCTGAAACATTGATGATAAACGCCGTCCCTTTGGGCCGTGGGAGCCTAGATTCGACTTTCCCGCACCCGAAATTGCTTATGGCATCATTTTTGCGAACCTCATAAGACCGCTCGGTTAATACCGGGCGTTTGTTGCTCACAAATTGCTCGTTCGATAGCTCAAAAATCCCCGGAATCCCCTCGTGGGCGACAATTCCTGCGGCTATGGAGATGAATATGACCCATTGGATGCGTTTTCTGAATAAATGCGTCGAAAAAAGCAGTGCTCCTAGTAGAAAAAATGCGTATTCGGGCTTGTCGATGGATACTAACGTGATGACGGTCGCTGTTGCGCTCACTAGGGCCGGTTTCCCATTTAGCGGGGCTAAAAGATCCCTAAATGTGATAAATATTTTTTCTTTGATATTTTTTTTCATTTTATGATTTCTTTTGTATTTTAAGTGGGTGTCTGTTTCTTATACACGCATTTGAGGAGAATTTGGGTCCGCTTTTTATGAAAAATGTTTGTAAAAAAATGTGGGTTTTGGCGCTTTTTTGCATTTTGTGGACAAGCTTTTTTACATCATGTTCAGACACTGTTGGTGCCGATGGTGACGTGACGTTACCTCCGAAAAACCTTACGATTGTACATAAGCTTTATCCAAACGACTTGGCGAAAAATGATTCTGCTGCGGCAAATCTCGCTTTTGGAGTAATGCTTGTCGTTCATCCTAAAGCGTCTTATACTCTATCGTTTGATATTGATTCTACGCAACCGGCTCCGGAATTGCAGTTGTTCCGTACTTTTGATATAAACGATTCTGATGGGCGTGTCGGCTATAACAAGGTGCGTACGTTATTGCCGGAGATTGTCGGGAATCGCTATGTCTATTCTTTTGTTTGCGAAGAAAATAAAATGTCGATATGGTTTACGACACTGGGCGTTGATGGAAATTATTATGAAGGTAAAATCAATAATATAAGCTTTAATGGTACTGGCACGTATAGCGATCATTTTTCTATTAATTTGATTGTTGTTGGTGCCATGGAAAAAACGTGTGACGGGAAAAATGTCGATGAACTTTCCCGCTACATGCTAGATCTTTTTCGCGAAAAGTATTACGGTGTAACCATTGATACTCTTTATGTGCGTTATGCGCATGAACATCCAACGTTGGGGAGTAAATATCCGGCGGATAGGCCCTGGGTCGCTGGTGAAAGTTCCGAAGACACGTTCCTGAGTGAACTGGCGGGGTGGCCCGAAGACAATCTTCGCAATTCGCTGAATGTTATTTTGGTGCATAGCATTGGGGAAAATGAAATTATGGGTTTTGCCCGCTTGTTCTCGGGCGTTCTTGGCGCAGGAAAGGAAAATTCTGTTGTGATTGGTGCGCATGTCAGAAAGTCGTTGAATGAACTGGAACTTCTTTCGTCCTATAACATTGTGATGACTGCCGTTCACGAGACGGGACATTTCTTTGGGCTAAGGCATACGTCGGCAACGCGGCGTGATTTGAAGGGCGATATGTCAAACATCGAAGATGGGCTGACGGATACTCCGTTCTGTGGGTATTTCTTGACGAGTACTCTTTATAAGCAGTCTGGGCGTTCTGATTTTGTTTCCAGTGGTTGCCGTGAAAATTGCGCCATTTCGAGAAACGATCCGATTTATGCTTGTCCGGATTTAGATAATATTATGTTCCCTGTGACGGTTGACTGTAATGAGGGCGCCTCGTTTACGAACCAGCAGATGGAAATAATTCGATCTTCCTTGATGATTTTCCCGCACTAAAAAGATGAAAGCTTCTCAATTTTCCGAAAATGCGCAATTGATTGCGTTTGTGTTGCAGAAAGGGTCTGAATGGGACCCGAAAGTAATTGAACTTCTTGAAAAAACTTGGGGACCGATCCGCCATAAGGGTCGTCTTTTTGCGTTTGACAAGACGGATTACTACAAGCCTGAAATGGGCGATGACCTTTATCGTGGGGTCGTTTCTTTTGAAAAGGAAATCCCGCCAGAGACGATTGCAGAAGAAAAGGAACGCAGCAATGCGCTAGAACTTACGACCGCTTCGGCTGAAGCTCCTGAACTTCGCCATGTAAACATTGACATTGGCTACATGGACATGGACAAGGTGGTGCTGCCAAGTTATAAGCGTGGACCGTTCAAGCTTTATGCGGGCAAGGGCGTGTGGCTCGACATGCTTTTAACATACGCCAAGGGCGTTTTCCACCCGACGGCATGGGCTTTTGATGATTTTGTACGGAATCCCTACCAGCACGATTTGCAGCTGATACGCGAAAAGTTCAAAAAAGCGCGTAAGGGATAATTCGGAATTAGGAACAATCGCTCAATATCGCTTGATTCCCTCCCTTTGGTCGAGAAGGACGATTCTCTAAGTCTAAATCTTTTTATATTGCATATTGATGAATAAGAAGCATTTACTCCTTGGTCTTTTGACCACCTCGCTTATTGCGTGTTATTCCCCCGATCCGTTCGAGGCTGAATCATTGAATAGTTCTGGTTCCAGTGTGGAATCGGAAATTGGAAAGGTTTACCCGGTGGATGGCGATGCCAAAGATGGAGAGCAAACTTGCAATCCCTCTGTGAGCAATGATCCCGTAAAATTCCCGGCGTCGATGCTGTGGCTCAACTTCGGTAAAATCAACGTGGGAAAGCATGATTCTCACTATAGCGTAGAAAAAGTAAGTGTGCATGACCGCTTAACGGTTTCGGATACGGCTAACGATGTGAAGTGGTACTTGATGCGCGATGTATCCAAAGGCGAATGCGAGTTCCAGGACCCTGAATGGAGTACGCATGCTGATTATATCGTCGCCTTGCGTGGTTATGATGTCAATGGCAGCAAGGCCTGCGAAGATCTGGACTACGGGATTTTTGCCGTTCGCACGTCGGATAAGGAAAAATTCTGGTTCTATGAAAAGAAGATTATTGGAGAAGCGACACCGCATGTGTGGGTTGATCCTATGGCGGAAGCTCCTGAAGATGGCGATGATTCAACGATTGAAGGTTTCTTTGGTACAAAAAATGTGCACCTCACCTACATTGAGGGGGAACAATATCCGCAAAGGAAAATCGTGTTCGTTGATTATGCGAACGGAGGCAAGGCCGTTAGGCTGAAAAAGCCGTCTGATCGCGAGAACTGGAATATTGATAGCCCACTGATTTCGCCGGATGGAAAGTTTGTCGTCTATAACATGAAAAAGAGCGAAAACACCTGGGAAGCCTATGTGCAGGAACTTTCCGAGAATTCTAAAGCTGTAAAGATTGAATTGACGAAGGACATGATGTCTGAGCCGGCACAGCCGCATTGGTTCCAGTTTAATGGTCGGCTCTTTGTTTTGTGGGCAGAGTTCCCGCAGAGTTCGGAAATGCAGATGCTGAATAAGCACAAGCTGAATGAAGCATCGAGCCAGGATGGTTCTGTCGGACGTACGGTGATGCGCGAGATCCGCTTGAATGCGGGGGCGCCTGCTGACCTTGCCGTGGAATGGGTCGGAAATAATATCGAGATTGCGCCTGTGCCAATGACGGGTGGCCGCTCTCCTGATGGCAAGTTCCTGGCGACTGGCACAAACAATGCCTATTTGATTAAGCTTCCGTGAGGTCCGACATGAAAAAGAATTTATTGGTTGAAGGCTCTTCTTTAGTCGCGCTTGTTGCGGTTGCTTTTTATGCAGGCTTTAATTCTCCTGTGACGCCTGCGACTCCGTGGCAGTCCATTGGCGGTTGCGGTGCGGGTGGATCTGGAGGTGGCTCTGGCGATGGCATTAAGTGGATTGGCCAAGGCGTTTCTGGCGGCTATCTTGAAGCCGAGGTCTTTACGAAGTACAATGTTGGGCAGAACTTCTCGGCACTTTCTGTAAATCCGCATTTTTCGATTAAGCCGACCTGGGATACGAAGCTTGGTGTTTCTATTCCGCTTGTGAGCCATCAGGGCGAAGTACAGTACCGTAGTAACCAGGCTCCGACAGACCGCAGTACGGGTGGCCTTGGCGATATCTCGTTTGACTTTTCGAAGACGATCGGCAGTGGCGGTGCGGCTTCACTTTCGGCATCGCTCACGATTCCGACTGGGCAGTACGATATCAAGCGCGGTACGGATAATTCAAAAGAAATCTTGCCGAGCAGCTTCCAGAAAGGTAGCGGGCTTTATTCGCTTACTCTTGGATGGGATTACAGCCGCGATACGGACAAGGGTATTTGGCTTTATAGCCTGAGCTACACGCACCCGTTTGCAATGCACTTGTTCTCGGGGAAAAACGAGTTTAACGACAGCTACTGGAAGAATATCAAAAAACACGGAGATCGCTTCAAATACCGCTTTAAACCGTATGGAGAGAATGACCTCGGCGCATTTACGCCTCCGTCCGTTGGCGGCTCGGTGGCTTACGGTTATCGCGGCCGTACCGGCATTGTGCAGTCGTTCGGTTTGAACTTCTCTGTTCCGCTTGGCGTGGCCTGGATTCCTTCTGAAACGGAGGGCGTCTATGACCCGAAGCCGGACCCGGATCACCAGGCTTGGTCGTTCTCACTTGTGTATGGCATTGAGTTCTCGAATCCGGATTTCCCGGTGTTCCTTGCGCTTTCGTTGCCGATTCACGACAAGGCAGGTGGCGCTAATGCCAAGAATGAATACGATGAAAGTCCTATGAAAAAGTGGAACGCTCCGGACTGGAAAGATATTGGCCAGCAGTGGACGATTGCCGTCGGCGTTAAGGGAAGCTTCTTTTAGTTAGTAGACAGTAGGCAGTAGTCGGTAGGAAGTTTTATAATCGCGGCTGCGCCGCCTGACTTGGTTCGCTGCGCTTGGGCTATTGCTCATACCTCAAAGGCACGGAGTGCCGACCCCATACCTCGAAGCACCGTAGGTGCGACCTGTTATGCCCTGGGGTGAGTCTTCTTGAAGGCTTGCTTGAGGCGTTCTGCGTTTACATGCGTGTAGATCTGCGTGGTGGAAATGTTTGAATGTCCGAGCATTTCCTTGACACTCATGATTTCGGCGCCGTTTTCTAGCAGGTGCGTTGCGAAACTGTGGCGCAGTACGTGCGGGCTTGCCTTGCCTTCCCAGCCGATTTCGCGGAGCAGGTCGTGGATATCGTTGCGTAATGTGCGGATCCCAAACGGTTTGCCGTCTTCGCTCAGGAATACAAAGCTTGTGGCGCCTGGGGCGTGTCCTGCATTGATCTCTGCCGCCCTGAATTTTTCGAGCCAGGAAATGAGCGAATCTGTAATGGGGACGATGCGTTCCTTGTTTCCTTTACCGATCACGCGGACAAGCTTTTCTTTTATCTGTAACTGATTCCAGCAGAGGCTTTGGCATTCTGAAATTCGCAGCCCTGAACCGTAAATGAGTTCGAGCAGGAGGCGGGCGCGGACTTGCTTTAATGACGGATTCTCGGGGAGTTCCGGGAATTTTTCTTCGGCGAGATCTTTCTGTCCGAGAAAGGAAACGAGACGCTTGGGACGCTTGGGCATGGGGATTGCTTCTGCAGGATTTTTTTGCAATACCATGGAACGTACGAGGTACTTGCCAAAGCTTTTTAATGCGGCCAGGTGCTCGCAGATGCTTGTGGGTGCTAGTTTCTGCTTGATTTTCAGGTCCCAGACAAAAGCCTTGATGTTCATTTCGGAAAATGCTTCGAGCGGTGATGCGCCTTGTTGCGCATTTGGATCGGGGGACTTGTTTTCTGCCAGTGATGTGATATATTTTTCGAGTGATTTCCGGTAGGTTTCGACCGTTCTTTCGGAGTACCTGCGCTGTGTTTGCAGGTATAACAGGAAATTTTTGATGTATTCGTCTAAAAGCATTGTTCTTCGCTGTTGTCAAAAAGAAAAATAATCTATCTTAGTTGACACCAAATGTCTTTTTTGAAAAAAAATATATCTCTTCGGATTTGTTTTCTTGCCTGTGCGCTTGTGCCGGCGGTTTTTGCCGCTGACCGCGTTGTTGGGGCGAATGCGACTCTTGATGTTGAACCGGGTGCACGTTCTGCGGCGCTGGGTTCGGCGACCCTTGCTGTCGAGGGCGACTATCTTGGACTTACGACTAATGCGTATCAGCTTTCCCAGGCTAAGTATATGTGGGCCTCGTTCTCGCATACGGCTTATTACGAGGATACCAAGTACGATTATGCGTCTATGGTGATTCCTCTTCCTGGTAACCAGGGATTGGGTGTTGCGTTTTCAAGATTTGGTGCGGATGACATCCCGTATATCAAGGATGGCGAACCGTTACCCGAGGGTTCGAATTACAATACTCTTTCTATAGCTGACTGGGTGGTTTCGGCGGCCTGGGGGCGTCGCATCATGGACCGACTGGACTTGGGTGTTGCGTTTCACGTGCTGTACCGCGATATGGACCAGAGTGGCTGGGGCTTCCGCGGCGATGCTAGCGCCCGCTATCGGATCAAGGACGATTTTTATGTATCTGGTCTATTGAAAGGTTGGACTTCGTCGGCTGCAACCTGGGATTCTGGCGAGTTTGAATATTCTGCGCCTGAATTTTATCTGGCTTTGAGCTATGGCCTACCTGTGGAATACTTGTATGGCAAGTTCAATTTCTATTGGCAGAGTGCAGGCTTGTTCCATCGCGAGGCGAGAGACCTGGATCTGGATACCGATACTAAAGGCAAGCGCATTTGGGAAAATCCTATCGACTGGCTATCCGGTGGCCGTGGTGGTGTTGAATTTTCTTTTGACTTTGGACTTAAGTTGCGCGTTGGCCTTAGCAGCTTCACGACGTTCAAGAGTGTAACGGCGGGTGCTGGTCTTACAATTGCGAACTTCCTTGTTGTGGACTATGCATTTGAATCTCATCCGGTTTTTTCTCCGGTGCATCGCGTGAGCGTAAGCTTTAGCCCGTACCTCTTTGGACACAAGCCTAGAGAACAGGGGCACTTGGACAAGGCTGCTGCATCAAGGAAACTTGTCACTGAAGAACCAGAAGAGCTGCCTACAGAAGAATTTGTGGAAGAGAGTATCCAGAAATCTGTTGCTCCGACAGCTCCGGTGGAACCTCCGGCTGAAACGATTGTTCCTGCGGCGCAGGCGACGGCTGCTGAATCTGTGTCTTCGGACGCACCTACAGCTCCTTCAGCTTCGGAAACGCCTGAAACTCCGGCTCCTGCGGTTACGCCTGCTCACCCAGCTGCGATTGTAGAAACGGATGACGAAATTCTGGAATAGAGGGCTACAAGATGGGAAATGTAAAGAGTGTGGGTTTGTTTCTTTTGCTTCCGGCACCACTCAATCCGATTGGGGCTTTTGACGCGGAAACCTTTAAGGCGGATTTCCGCGCTGCGGTTGCTGCAAATTCAAAAGCGAAGTTTATAGGAGTAGACTTATCGGGCCTTGATTTTGTCTATAGCGATGCCTACAACGCTTTTATGCAGTTCCATCAGGAGCTTTCAAAGCGCAAGGGCGCCTTTGCGGTTCTTGCCGATAAGGAATCGCTTGCCAAGAGCTTGAGAAAAGTGGGGCTTGAACGGTTCATTCGCATCTTCGGGAGTGTTGATGAAATGGCTGCGTACACTCCGGTTGATCAAAAGAATCCGACAGCAGTTGTTGATGAACCTGCAAAGCATGTAGAGGAGGCTTCTTCGCCGACGAGTGCATCGCAAGTTGAATCTCCGGTTCACCAGGCTCCGGCGGTAGACCCGAAAGTCATGGATAAGAATCCGCTTGTTGATGAATCGTCGTCTTCAAAGGGTTCCTGCATTGCGGTACTTGTCCTTTTGCTGGTTGTTGTCGCTGTTGTTTCCTATTTAGTTTTGTAATCGATGGCTGTAGAATTTTCTGAGTATCAAGGGAAAAAAAGAAAACCGCGGGAACATGGTAAATTCCCGCTGATAAGGATTGTCCTTGTCTTTACGTTGATTGTGGTTGCCTATACGAATGGGTGGTTTCACAAACTAGTGGAGCTGCTTCCGCTTCCAGGGAATGAAGAACCTGTGGCGCCTACGGTTGAGGAATGGATTGCGGGATGCACGTTGTATGACGGAACTCCCTTTGAACTCAAGAAAGAATATGCGCAATGTTCCTGGATTGTTACGGATTCTTTGGCGCTTCCCAATTCGTTCTTGCGCTATGTCAAGAACTTAGCCAGTGATGGTTCCAAAATCCATTGGGTCGCTTCTAAAAAGGATTTTGGCGATGCACTTCTTGTCGTCCTTGAGGATTCTACCCGCAACGTCTATTTGCATATGACCCGCGAGGATTCTTCGAAGGTCTGGGTTTCAAGCAAAACTGGATGCCTTTTCCCGGGACCGTGTCCGCATGTACCTCTGGGATGGTCGGCGCTTGCGATTGTAGACAACTTTGACTTTGAAGGTATGGAACAGCTGCTTTCTGCGGATGTCTTTACTGGACTTGGCGAAGCTCCGATCTATCCTGTGCTTCCTGGTGTTGTGCTGGAAGCGGGGCGTGATTCTCTTGGGAATTTTGTTGAGCTTAATCATGGTAACGGGATTACTTCGCGCATGTTTGGCATTGGTTCATGGAAGATGGCGCCGACGGTTGGCAAGGTGCTTGGTGTCAAGGATGCGGTGGGCCGCCTTTCGCCACAGGATAGCTCCACGTTCTTTTTGACTGTTCGTCAAAATGGCTTGTTCGTGCGTTGGAAGGATTTTTACAAATCAACGCATCCGGTGGATTCAACCCAAATTGCTATATTCAAAAAGAATCTGCCTTTTTGAGTGAGTCTGTATGAAGCGTAAATCCGCAGTGCTTAAATTCCCCTTTTGCTTGCTTTTCTTTTTGGCGCCTTTGTTTACTAGCTTTTTGTCTTCGTGCGCACAGGATGGCGATGGTCCGCTTGACGTGATGCCGAACGGAAAGGCTGTAGAAGGTAAAGGCTATTTCCTGGAAGCGACGCTTGATTCTGGCAAGGCCATTCACTTGATCTCGGATACGCTTTATGTTACGTTATCTCAAATATGGTCTTTTTCGAATTGCTCGTTGACGTCGATCGATTTGAAATATTCCTTTGTAGATTCTGTTCTTGTCATTTCTCCAACAGTACAGATAAAGGTGAACTCGGATGATTGCCCTGCTCCGATGTATCGTCCTGATTCGACGTTTAAGATGCTGATGGATAAGGACATTCCTTCTAAGATTACAGAAATTGTCGTGAAAAATGATGTGGATTCACTTTTAGATTCCATTATGCTTCGCCGGGGAAAATTTGTGCGGGATACCTTTAGCATTTTTGTGGATTCCGCATTTGGTGAACCGGGGCAGTTTCCGTTAAGGACGAAAGGATCCCCTTCGATTTTGCGCGTACTGGATTCGATTACACCGCAAAAGTTTTTCTGGCGTACACTTCGCGCAAACTGCGCCATGCGCGTAGATATGTGTGATTCCGTTGTCGCCGATACTATTTATCCTGGACAGTGGATTGCTGATGATACGGTGCTTGTGCCGGTGCGTCGTGCTTGTGCCTTTGAAGATTCAACGTATTGCCTGGAAGCAAAGTGGGAATATGATTCTACCGCTCTTGGCAAGGTGAATGAACGCCTTGATACGGTTTGGCATACGAGCTTGTATTACATAGAGAATATTCCTTCGTGTGGACAGATCAGCGAATTTTCGCATACGGGATTTATCCTTGGTCAAAACATGGTGTTTTGGCGCGAACTTTTTGAGCCGGATGAAAGTGAACTCTCCTGTGGCCCTTCGACAA is a window from the Fibrobacter sp. UWB4 genome containing:
- a CDS encoding peptidase M23, encoding MAVEFSEYQGKKRKPREHGKFPLIRIVLVFTLIVVAYTNGWFHKLVELLPLPGNEEPVAPTVEEWIAGCTLYDGTPFELKKEYAQCSWIVTDSLALPNSFLRYVKNLASDGSKIHWVASKKDFGDALLVVLEDSTRNVYLHMTREDSSKVWVSSKTGCLFPGPCPHVPLGWSALAIVDNFDFEGMEQLLSADVFTGLGEAPIYPVLPGVVLEAGRDSLGNFVELNHGNGITSRMFGIGSWKMAPTVGKVLGVKDAVGRLSPQDSSTFFLTVRQNGLFVRWKDFYKSTHPVDSTQIAIFKKNLPF
- a CDS encoding STAS domain-containing protein, with product MGLFLLLPAPLNPIGAFDAETFKADFRAAVAANSKAKFIGVDLSGLDFVYSDAYNAFMQFHQELSKRKGAFAVLADKESLAKSLRKVGLERFIRIFGSVDEMAAYTPVDQKNPTAVVDEPAKHVEEASSPTSASQVESPVHQAPAVDPKVMDKNPLVDESSSSKGSCIAVLVLLLVVVAVVSYLVL